Proteins from one Flavobacterium branchiarum genomic window:
- a CDS encoding HlyD family secretion protein, with protein MKKAIIIINLIFILTSCGKEKKENLIQGKIEKEQIAVVSKIPGKILKIFVKEGDIVQKGDTLAILDIPEVDAKKNQAEGAVISAKAQYKMAVKGATENQIKQLEAKKMGLKEQYEFAQKSIKRLTNMLKDSLISQQTYDETFAKYQGAQAQYNAVIAELDDAKKGARIEQQTMALGQQDRALGALQEVETADKERYIVAPQDMSIETITLTVGELALPGYTLFNGYIANSTYFRFTIPESQLEKFKKGQEVTVHVPYKKTDIKGSISTIKQLGAYGNIATAYPDYEMQESLFEIKITPSNSNETKDLITKTTVTLSL; from the coding sequence ATGAAAAAAGCAATTATCATAATCAATTTAATTTTCATCCTTACTAGTTGTGGAAAAGAAAAAAAAGAAAATTTGATTCAAGGAAAAATAGAAAAAGAACAGATTGCTGTTGTTAGCAAAATTCCTGGCAAAATTTTAAAAATATTTGTCAAAGAAGGAGATATTGTCCAAAAAGGAGACACACTTGCAATTCTTGACATTCCAGAAGTAGATGCTAAAAAGAATCAGGCTGAAGGAGCTGTTATATCAGCAAAAGCACAATACAAAATGGCAGTAAAAGGAGCAACTGAAAACCAAATTAAGCAATTGGAAGCAAAAAAAATGGGATTAAAAGAACAATATGAATTTGCACAAAAATCGATAAAACGGTTAACAAATATGCTTAAAGATTCTTTAATCTCACAACAAACCTATGACGAAACTTTTGCTAAATACCAAGGAGCACAAGCTCAATACAATGCTGTTATTGCTGAATTAGATGACGCAAAAAAAGGAGCCCGCATTGAGCAACAAACAATGGCACTTGGTCAACAAGACAGAGCACTTGGAGCCTTGCAAGAAGTAGAAACTGCCGATAAAGAACGTTATATAGTAGCTCCACAAGATATGAGCATCGAAACTATAACATTAACAGTTGGCGAACTAGCATTACCAGGTTATACTTTATTTAATGGCTATATTGCTAATAGCACCTACTTCCGATTCACTATACCTGAAAGCCAATTAGAAAAATTCAAAAAAGGGCAAGAAGTAACCGTACATGTTCCTTACAAGAAAACTGATATCAAAGGAAGCATTAGTACAATCAAACAACTTGGAGCTTATGGAAATATCGCGACCGCTTATCCAGATTACGAAATGCAGGAAAGTCTATTCGAAATAAAAATTACCCCTTCCAATAGCAACGAGACAAAAGATTTAATTACAAAAACAACTGTTACCTTATCTCTTTAA
- a CDS encoding TolC family protein, which produces MKKLSPIFFFFLSLTYGYAQIEVSPTLEGAIYKAIEKSTSLKNKDLDIEKLNLQEKGVWNKYIPTVEASALYTYFDNKLTVDLPTATIPIVNYPLFDGKTAFKNYGNIFNGSVMAKTVLFSGMQIPNGAKAIQEKSKGTVFLKESEKDAIIKDVINTFDQLELLKEIDRLIKESEKRLDTETKRVTKAIEQGLAIPYDRDKIKLASLELASKKIELDGKRKLVYKKIQYLTGYSIPEIENVKYDLVPYLITDQKLNAQNKQEIKALESFKTAYEYLLKKEKGTYLPTLGAFGGVSYSSLFNANATTPIVTGINQALYLGLNEATISNNWVVGAAMKWEVFSGFERKHKVHEAKINIEQMQNQIDDTKEKLELLLEKNLVDYSVLTQKIDITQQQEKVADNNLNLAIKQYKEGLINISERLEAENDSYKASVSKTTTLIDQRLAAIETIITTGDLSKKLSK; this is translated from the coding sequence CGGATATGCTCAAATTGAAGTTTCACCAACTTTAGAAGGAGCTATTTATAAAGCTATAGAAAAAAGTACTTCTTTAAAAAATAAGGATTTAGATATTGAAAAATTAAACCTTCAAGAAAAAGGAGTCTGGAACAAATACATTCCTACTGTCGAAGCAAGTGCATTATACACCTATTTTGACAACAAGCTAACTGTAGATCTTCCTACTGCGACTATCCCTATTGTGAACTATCCTTTATTTGATGGGAAAACTGCTTTTAAAAATTATGGAAACATTTTTAACGGAAGTGTAATGGCAAAAACCGTTTTATTTAGTGGTATGCAAATTCCAAACGGAGCCAAAGCAATTCAAGAAAAATCAAAAGGAACAGTGTTTTTAAAAGAATCTGAAAAAGATGCAATCATAAAAGATGTCATTAATACCTTTGACCAATTAGAACTACTAAAAGAAATAGATAGACTTATAAAAGAAAGCGAAAAGCGTTTAGACACCGAAACAAAACGTGTTACAAAAGCAATAGAACAAGGTCTAGCAATACCATACGATAGAGATAAAATCAAACTAGCTTCACTTGAATTAGCATCTAAAAAAATTGAATTGGATGGTAAACGAAAATTAGTTTATAAAAAAATTCAATACTTAACAGGATATTCTATTCCTGAAATAGAGAATGTGAAATATGATTTAGTTCCCTATTTAATTACAGATCAAAAACTAAATGCTCAAAATAAACAAGAAATAAAAGCTTTAGAATCTTTTAAAACTGCATATGAATATTTGCTAAAGAAAGAAAAAGGCACTTATTTACCCACTTTAGGAGCATTTGGAGGCGTTTCGTATTCAAGTCTATTTAACGCTAACGCTACAACTCCAATAGTTACTGGTATAAATCAAGCCTTATATTTAGGACTAAATGAAGCAACCATAAGCAATAACTGGGTCGTAGGTGCTGCTATGAAATGGGAAGTGTTCTCTGGTTTTGAAAGAAAACATAAAGTACACGAAGCAAAAATCAACATTGAGCAGATGCAAAACCAAATTGATGACACTAAAGAAAAACTAGAATTACTGCTTGAAAAAAACTTAGTTGACTACAGTGTCCTAACACAAAAAATTGACATTACTCAACAACAAGAAAAAGTAGCAGACAATAATTTAAATTTGGCAATAAAACAATACAAAGAAGGCCTTATCAATATATCAGAACGTCTTGAAGCCGAAAATGATTCATACAAGGCATCTGTAAGCAAAACCACTACTTTAATCGATCAACGATTAGCAGCTATTGAAACAATAATTACTACTGGCGATTTATCAAAAAAACTATCTAAATAA